In Carassius gibelio isolate Cgi1373 ecotype wild population from Czech Republic chromosome B4, carGib1.2-hapl.c, whole genome shotgun sequence, one DNA window encodes the following:
- the LOC127956195 gene encoding leucine-rich repeat neuronal protein 3-like, whose product MKDISFTDYLLLGLAVTTLVLATEERFSCPKLCVCEIRPWFSPSSVYMEAPTVDCNDLGLFDLPMRLPSDTQVVLLQTNNIAKIEHPLDYLPNITEIDLSQNNLSSISDVNIGHLPQLLSLHMEENWICALQDNSLSQLTNLQELYLNHNLISLISPEAFRGLQSLLRLHLNSNRLQSIKSEWFEPLPNLEILMIGENPVLSIQDMNFKPLRNLRSLVLTRMNLSQIPDDSLLGLDNLESISFYDNTFPKVPHGALRHLKSLKFLDLNKNPIGRIQRGDFVDMLHLKELGINSMPELVSIDSFALNNLPELTKIEATNNPKLSYIHPNAFYRLPRLETLMLNGNALSALHRITVESLPNLREVSMHSNPIRCDCVVRWMNMNKTNIRFMEPDSLFCVEPPEYEGQHVRQVHFREMMEICLPLISSESLPTQISVERGRSMSLHCRAFAEPEPDIYWVTPSGRRVIPNAVSARFYMHPEGTLDIYDITESEAGLYTCVAHNLVGADLKSVSVEVNGYFPQPVNDSLNVNIESVQTNSVLISWNASHGSLAPNIKWYTMPTANHPTVAFTARVTSDVTVYNLTHLSPATQYKVCVDIHSIHHKHDSRCVNVLTKGLEQDVKDSERWDMVLIAAFGVLFIGISVACFLIYVFMRNHCIYGELNRYPSKMALMSETSQQSPFTRLWISGKGMPAAVEVQATVINVLDNAF is encoded by the coding sequence ATGAAGGACATATCATTCACGGATTATTTGCTACTGGGTCTTGCAGTGACTACCTTGGTTCTTGCTACAGAAGAGAGATTCAGTTGTCCAAAACTTTGTGTATGTGAGATTAGACCCTGGTTTTCCCCTAGCTCTGTCTATATGGAGGCTCCCACTGTTGACTGTAATGACCTCGGACTTTTTGACCTGCCCATGAGATTGCCATCTGATACACAAGTCGTTTTACTGCAGACCAACAACATTGCTAAGATTGAGCACCCATTGGATTACCTGCCAAACATCACTGAGATTGATCTCTCCCAAAACAACCTGTCATCAATAAGTGATGTCAATATTGGCCACCTCCCTCAACTCTTATCCCTACACATGGAGGAGAACTGGATATGCGCCCTACAAGACAACAGCCTTTCTCAACTGACCAACCTTCAGGAGCTTTACTTAAATCATAACCTTATCTCCCTCATTTCTCCTGAGGCTTTTCGTGGACTTCAGAGTTTGCTGAGACTTCACCTCAACTCCAACCGACTTCAGAGTATAAAAAGCGAATGGTTTGAGCCCTTACCAAATTTGGAAATTCTAATGATTGGGGAAAATCCTGTCCTCTCTATTCAGGATATGAACTTCAAGCCTCTGAGAAACCTTCGTAGCCTGGTTCTTACTAGAATGAACCTGTCACAGATACCAGATGACTCACTTCTGGGCCTTGACAATCTTGAGAGTATCTCATTCTATGATAATACATTCCCTAAGGTACCCCATGGTGCTCTCAGGCATCTGAAGAGCCTCAAGTTTTTGGATCTTAATAAGAACCCCATTGGGCGAATTCAGAGGGGTGACTTTGTGGACATGCTCCATCTTAAGGAGCTGGGCATTAACAGCATGCCTGAGTTGGTGTCCATTGATAGTTTTGCCCTGAACAACCTCCCAGAACTGACCAAAATCGAAGCCACCAACAACCCCAAACTTTCCTACATACATCCAAATGCTTTCTATAGGCTGCCGAGGTTGGAAACTCTAATGTTAAATGGCAATGCTTTAAGTGCCCTCCACAGGATAACAGTAGAGTCCCTCCCAAATCTCCGGGAGGTTAGCATGCACTCTAACCCCATCCGCTGTGACTGTGTTGTGCGATGGATGAACATGAACAAGACAAACATTCGCTTCATGGAGCCTGATTCCCTGTTTTGTGTGGAACCTCCAGAGTATGAAGGTCAGCATGTGCGGCAGGTTCACTTCAGAGAGATGATGGAAATCTGTCTGCCTCTCATCTCTTCGGAAAGCCTCCCCACACAAATCAGTGTGGAAAGAGGGAGATCTATGTCTCTTCACTGCCGTGCCTTTGCTGAACCTGAGCCAGACATATACTGGGTGACTCCGTCAGGGAGAAGGGTGATCCCAAATGCTGTTTCTGCAAGATTCTACATGCACCCTGAAGGCACACTCGATATTTATGATATCACTGAGAGCGAGGCTGGATTGTACACATGTGTGGCACACAATCTTGTTGGGGCAGACCTGAAATCTGTCTCAGTGGAGGTAAATGGATACTTCCCACAACCTGTCAATGACTCATTGAATGTCAACATTGAATCTGTACAGACCAACTCTGTTTTGATATCCTGGAATGCCTCTCATGGTAGCCTGGCACCAAACATTAAGTGGTATACAATGCCCACTGCAAACCATCCAACTGTGGCTTTCACAGCTAGGGTAACATCTGACGTGACTGTATATAATCTCACACATCTCAGCCCTGCTACacagtacaaagtgtgtgtggaCATTCACAGCATCCATCATAAACATGACAGCAGATGTGTCAATGTCCTGACTAAAGGATTAGAACAAGACGTAAAGGACTCTGAGAGGTGGGACATGGTGCTGATTGCTGCTTTTGGTGTGCTTTTCATTGGGATCTCAGTGGCTTGCTTTCTTATTTATGTCTTTATGAGGAACCACTGCATTTATGGAGAACTGAACCGATACCCTTCCAAAATGGCTCTGATGTCTGAGACCAGCCAGCAGTCTCCCTTTACAAGGCTCTGGATTTCTGGGAAAGGAATGCCAGCTGCTGTTGAGGTGCAAGCCACAGTCATAAATGTGTTGGACAATGCATTTTAA